The segment TGCAACCGACCGCTGCTGATACCTGACTGCACGGCGGCTGGCCGGAGCGAGCCGCCAATCACGCATGTAACCCGAGGCCTGAAACCCGCCTGCACGGCGGCCGGCCACCACGAGCCGCCGCTCACGCACGTAACCCGAGACCTGAAACCCGCCTGCACGGCGGCCGGCCACCACGAGCCGCCGCTCACGCCCGTAACCCGAGACCTGAAACCCGCCTGCGCGGCGGCTGGCCGGAGCGAGCCGCCGCTCGCGCACGTAACCCGAGGCCTGAAACCCGCCTGCAAGGCGGCCGGCCACCACGAGCCGCCGCTCACGCACGTAACCCGAGCCTGAAACCCGCCTGCAAGGCGGCCGGCCACCACGAGCCGCCGCTCACGCCCGTAACCCGAGACCTGAAACCCGTCTACACGGCGGCCGGCCACCACGAGCCGCCGTTGGCACAGGTGAAGCGCGAGAGGATGCCTGTCTGGGCGGCGGCTGGCCGGAGTGAGCTCTTGCTGGCGCGGGTTGATGGCGGTGGCTGCCAGCGGGCTGATGGGCTGTGCGGGTCAGCTGGTCAGCGGGTCAGCTGGTCAGCGGGTCAGCTGGTCAGCGGGTCGGCGGGTCGGCGGGACAGCGGGACGGGGAACGGCGGGACGGCGGGGCCGGGGCTGGTGGGCGGGTGGGGTGGCGGCGGCGTCAGTGTCTGGCGGCGGGGTGGGCTTCGGGGTGGGAGTGGGCCGGCGCCGGCACCGGGACGGCGTGGATGTCCAGGTTGATGTGGACCTGGCGGCCGATGATCAGGCGGCCGGCGGTGACGCCGGCGGCCACGCGGTCGACGACGCAGGCGACGACGAAGCGGTAGCCGTCGTCGGCGGCCTCGGCGGCGACCAGGTCGAGGGTCACCTCGCAGGAGCCGCCGCGGACGGCGAGGACGCCGGTCAGCTGCCAGCCGTCGGCGGTTCGGCGGCAGCGGGTGCTGCGGAAACCGATCTCGGGGTGGGTGTCGGCGGCCAGGAAGCGCTTGCCGCGTACGTCGCGGTCGCGCCGTGGGTCGTCGGTGGTGAACGAGGTGGCGTCCAGTTCGGCGGAGGCGATGGAGCGTTCCGGGTCGGCGGCCACGGAGACGGTGCCGCCGGTCACGGCCATGGTGCCGGTCACCGGTTTCAGGCCCAGGACGTGGGTGGCGGTGAACCGGCACGCCGAGCGGGCCGGGTCGATGCGGTAGGTGCCGGCGCGGACGATGTTCAGGATTGTCATGTGCCTCAGCCTGCGGCGATGCGCGGCCGGGGACCTCAGTGCTGGTACTGACTTCCGGCACGCATCCGGGCGGCCAGCTGGGTGCGGTTGGCGAGGCCGAATTTCGCCAGGGCGTTGCGGACGTGGGTCTCGACGGTCCGCTCGGAGATGTGCAGCCGACCGGCGATCTCACGGTTCGGCAGGCCGTCCGCGGCCAGGGTGACGATCTCGCGCTCCCGGGCGGTCAGGTCGTCGCGGGTCAGTTCGGCGGCCGCTTCGGCGACCGCGCGAAGACCGAGCCGGCGTGCGATGGTGAGGGCCTCGGCTGCGAGCGTCCGGGTTCGGCGGGGGTCGAGGTCTCGGAGCGTTTGCGCGTACGCCAAACGGGCTTGTGCCGCGAAAGGCGCGGCGCCGATCCGGTCCTCCATCTCGATCGCGCTGGTGTGATGTCGCTCGGCGGCCGCCCGGTCGCCGAGGGCGGCGGCGATGCTGCCGAGCGGCCGGGCGAAGGCGCCGTGGCAGGCGGTCATTGTGTTCAGGTAGCGGTGGGCGAACGGCAGCGTGCGGGCGTAGGCGTCGGCGGCCAGATCGAGGTCGTCGAGCCAGACGCCGATCTCCCCTGCGGTGATCACCACGAAGCCACGCCGGCTGTCCGGCGGGAGGTCGGGCAGCATTCCGCGCAGGCGGTACACGCAGTCGGCACCGATGACGCGGTCGCCGCCGAGCATCGCGAGCCGGCCGATCTGGGCCACCGCGATCGGTTCGGAACCGAACCTGGCGAGCGCCGCGCCCAGGCCACCCGGCCAGTCCGGGACGTAGCCGGTGAACACCGCGAGGCAGGCACGGAAAGCGGCGTAGAGCTCACCGACCGGCTGGTCCTCGAACGTTCCGGCCAGCGCGAACGCCTCCGCCGCGGTCTCGCTCGCCGCCTCGGTCCGGCCGCTGAGCAGGAGCCGGGCCGCGCGCGCCCGCAGCAGATGCCAGCGGGCGACCGGCCAGCCGATCCGCTCGGCGAGATCGGCGAGCGCGGTCGTCTCGGCGTCGTAGCCGGGCAGGTCACCGATGGTGAGCGAGGCGTCGAGGCGCCAGAGCCGGCCCCACAGTTCGGCCTCCACCCGGCTGCCCTCGGCGGCCAGGTCGCAGCTGCGCCGGGCCAGATCGAGGATTTCGTCGGCGTCGGCGGCCAGGTCGAGCACCTCGTGCCGGGCGTGCACCGCGGCTGCCATGGCCTGCGGGTCTCCGGTGGCCTCGGCGAGTGCCATCGCCTGCCGGCTGATCGGTTCGGCCCGGCGCTGCTGTCCGGTCTCGACGAGCAGGAACGCCTGGTGGGCGAGCAGTTCGGCGCGGGCGACGTCCGCGCCGGTGTGCTCGGAGAGTGCCAGCGCCCGTTCGCAGAGGCGCAGCACGACCGCGGCCACCTGGCCGCCGAAACCGCGGACGACCAGGGCCGCGGCGGCGGCCAGATCCGGCCGGCCGGTGGCCTCCGCGTGGTCGAGGACGGTCGTGCAGTCGGCGACCGCGACCGTCAGCCGGCCGTCCCGGCAGGCCGCCTCGGCGCGGGCGAGCCGCAGCCAGTGGTCGCCGGGGTACAGGTCGAGGGCCTGTCCGAACCAGTTCGCCGCGGCCCGGTGGTCCAGCCGGCGGAGGGCGTCCTGCGCGGCGGCCGAGCAGGCGGTCCGGGCGAGAGCGCGCGACTCGTCGTCCACCACCGTGCGCACCCGGTGCCGGGCGGTGTCTCCCGCGGACGCTCCGGACCCGGCGAGGGCCTCGGCGATCCGGCGGTGGGCGCCGACCCGCTCGGCGCGGCTCAGCTCGGCGTACCGGGCGTCGCGGACCAGCTCGTGGGCGAACCGGAGCCGGGCCGGCGCCCACGGGTCCTCGACCAGCACGCCGGCCTCGATGGCCTCGGCCAGCAGCGGTTCCACCGCAGTGTCGGCGATCCGGGTCAGCAGGAGCACGTCGATGTCCGTACCCATGGCCGCGGCCAGGCCGAGCAGCTCGCGGCAGGCCGGGCCGAGCGCGGCGGTCCGGCGGCCGACCAGGCGCAGCAGGCCGTCCGGCAGGTCGACGGCGGCGGCCGGGCGATGCAGGGCGCCGGACCCGGTGAGCAGGCGGGCCAGCTCCCGGGTGTGGAGCGGGTTGCCGCCGCCGAGCCGGTGCACCACCGGCGGCCACGACGCGTACACCGGACCGCCCGCCTGCTGCGCCAGGAAGGTGGCCACGGTCGCGGCATCCCAGGGCGGTAGCGCGAGGAGCTCGGCGCCGGGCAGGTCGGTGTCCAGGGTGCGGGCGGTGGCGACGACCAGGAGCGGGGCGTCGGACACGTCCCGGGACAGGGTGGCCAGCAGGGTGAGCGAACCGGGGTCGGCCCAGTGCAGGTCCTCCAGCACCAGCACCAGACCGCCGTCCACCTCTGATGCGGCGGCGCGCAGGGCGCGGACGGTGGCCTGCATCGCGCGGAACCGGGCGGTCGCCGGTGACTCCCCGGTGTCGGCGGCGGTGAGCAGGTCGGGGGTGAGCCCGGGCAGGCCGCAGTCGAGCAGGCGTAGCCAGGGCCAGAACGCGGGTGCGCCCTCGTCCGGGTCGGCGCGGCCGGTCAGCACGGTGGCGCCGGCCGCGGACGCCCGGGCGACGGCCTCCTCGACGACGGCTGTCTTGCCTATCCCGGCCTCGCCGGTCAGCAGCACGACCGCACCCCGCCCGGCGCAGGCGTCAGCGCGCAGCCGGTCCAGCGCGACCACTTCGGCCACGCGGGCCACCAGGTGCGTCCCCATGCCGAGGATTGTCCGCCTCGGCCGGCGATCCGGGCAGTCGGTTCATGCGTCGGGTACGCGTACCGTGATCTCCTCGCCCAGGGTGTAGCCCGGGCACAGCTCGAGCTCGTCGCCGGACCAGAAACGGCCCGGGTCGTACCAGTTCGCCTTGCGGCCGCGCGGCAGCAGACCCATGTCCTCGTAGGTCACCGCGACCACCTCGGCGCAGAACGCCTTCTCCAGGGTGGCCTCGCTGACCTCGCCCTGCTGCCAGGGCAGGCGGATCTGCGGCACCCGGCCGCGCAGCCAGCGCCAGGCCAGCTGGGAGGTGGACGGGAACGGCGTACCGTCGAGGCGGGCGACCGTCTTGAGTGCCTTGTCCTCCATGGCCCGGGTGGCGCCCGGGTCGAGCTGGCGCAGCCAGCCGCGCTGACCGTAACGGCGGGCCCACACCGTGACCGCGTCGCGCAGGTCGTGCAGCTGGACGCCGCGCTGGAAACTGCCGGACCACATGTCCGGAAGTGATTTGCCCAGCTCGGCGTGCCACATCAGCGGCGGCATGTCCTCGATCACCAGGGACATCCCGACATGGTTCACCGGACTGTTGGTGAGGGTCTGGATGGCACGGTCCGGTCCGGAGCGCCCCCGGAAGATCCAGATATCACCCGTACGCGTCAGATCTATCGCCTCGTCGAGGCTGAGTTCGGCAACCACGTGTCTATCCTCAGCTGATGCGTTGGTGGAAGGTAGCGGGACTGGCAGGGCTGGCGGGCGTCGCGGCGACGGGCGTGGTGATCGCCCGGTCGGAGCGGCGGCGCCGGGCGTACACACCGGACGAGATCCGGAGCAGGCTGCACGAGCGCGTCGCCGAGGCTACCGACAAGAAGGAGTGACCGCTCACACCAACTCGGTGTCGCGCAGCACCGACCACAGACCGGCGCCGTCCGGTGCGGCGAACCAGATCTTGCCGCCGGACGGCACCACCTCGGCGTTCTCCGACGGGCCGGGGATGGCGCCGGCCAGCACCGCCTGGGTGGGTGACAGCCGGCGGATCGCCACGGCCGCCACGTTCTCCGGGTGGGTACGCGCGAACTCCGAGTAGATCTCCTGGTCGTGCTGCCCGTCGTCGCCGATCAGCAGCCACTTGACGTCCGGGAACTCCTCGGCCAGCCGGCGCAGTGACTTGCGCTTGTGCTCCTGCCCGCTGCGGAACCAGCGGTCCGGGGTGGGACCCCAGTCGGTGAGCAGGATCGGGCCGGCCGGGTACAGGTGCCGGCTGAGGAACCGGGTCAGCGTCGGCGCCACGTTCCACGCGCCGGTGGAGAGGTAGACGACCGGCGCGCCGGGGTTCGCGTTCACCAGTCGTTCGTAGAGGACCGCCATGCCGGGCACCGCTGTCCGGGCGTGCTCGTCGAGGACGAACGTGTTCCACGCGGCGAGCAGGGGACGCGGCAGCGCAGTGACCATGACCGTGTCGTCGATGTCGGAGATCACCCCGAACTTGACCGCCGGGTCGAGCACCCGGATCGGCGCGTCCACCGGGACGTTGCCCTCGGTGCTCAGCTTCGCGCTGCCCCAGCCGGGGTCGAGGTCGCCCTTGACGCGGCAGTCCAGGTAGCCGCTGCGGTCGGTCCGGGCCTCGGTGACGGTGCCGCCGATCTCGATGCGGACCACCGCGTTGCTGGCCGGGGTGGTGGTGAAGCTGCGCCAGCCGCGAACCTTCTCCCGGCGTTTGCGGACCAGGCCGGGACGGGCGAGCAGCACGCGTCCCATCACCCGCGCCCAGCCGGGCGCTCCGTAGCCGGTGTACGCAGTGATGTACGGCTTCCAGCCCCGGGACCGCAGCCGGCGCTCGATGAACTCGTGCATCGCGTCCTCGACCCGGGCCGCACGGTGGATCCGAACGTCAGGCGGGCTCGCACCTGCGGGAGTAACGGTCACCATCGCCTCCAAATCAGGTTGACGTACCGCCCGTCCGCTCGGCCACGTTACCCGGCTGTTGTTACCGCGAATCAGGAACCGGGGCGGGGTCCGGGTTGGACATCACGCCGCTGCCGGAAGTTCGGCCGGTGTCCACTGCTCGGACCACCAATGCTGGTCGATGGGTTCGGCGGCCGGGTCCCGGAGCCGGGCGGCGGCCGCCTCGGCGCGCAGGTCCCGGACTGCTTCGGCGGCGGCCTCGGCGCCCCGCCAGGCGTCGCGTTCCGCGGCGACGGCCCGCTGGTACGCCTCCAGCCGGTACGTCCGGGCCGCGTTGCGCAGCTCGGCCTCCTGCTGGACCGGGTGCAGGCGCGGGTTCCAGCCGCGGTGCGCGTACACGTCGTTGAGCTGGGCGATGGACAGGTCGTGAGTGCGGCACAGGCGGGTGGCGGCGCGGTGCAGGTAGCGCTGCCGGTCGACGTTCTCCCCCGGCTTGCGGCGGCGGCTCATCAGCGGGTAGGCGGTGGCGGCGGAGATGCGGCGGGCCATCTCGTCCGCCTCCTCGTACGCCGTCCAGGCCGCGTCGACCGCTTCCTGCGCGGCGAGCCACTCGGCGCGCCGGCGGCCGGCGGTCTCGGCCGCCTGGGCCGCCGCGGACTCCAGGTCCGCGGCGTACTGGTTCTCCTCCGGCTTGCGCACGGCGGACACCAGGCCCCGGGGCACCTTCGCGGTGGCGACCGCGACGGCGAGAACGAGCAGGATGATCAACCAGATCGCGGCCGCCTGCGGCACCGCGCCAACGAACGTCTGCAATGCGGAATCCATGGAACACCCCCAGTAATGGATCAACAGCGGCCGACGGGATCCGGGCGGGCCCCCTTGGCCCGCGCGGAGGTCAGGCGGCCGGGGGTGCGCGGGGGCCGGCGTGCTGCGGGGTCTCGCCGGCCGGCAGCAGCCGCGGCGCCGCGGCGGTCGCGGCCGTGTCATCGGCCGCGACGGGCGACGCGGGCTCGGTGGCCTCCTGCTCCCGGCCGGCCGAGCGTGCCGCTGACCCGGCGTCGGCAGACGTCTCGGCGGCCCCGGGGGTGGTCGCTGAGGCGTCCGGCGCGGGGCCGGCGGTCACGGAAGCCGCAGGGGGCGCAGCGGAGGAGAGATCGACGGGCGCGGCGGGGGACGCCGGGCCGGGCAGGCGCAGGGTCACGGCGAGCGCGAGCATCGCGAGGCTGGTGAGGAACCGCAGCACCCGGCGCCCGTCCCAGGGACGGGGCGTCTGCTGCGCCGCCGCGATCACAGATTTCAACCTACTAGTGCAGAGGGGTACGCGCACCGCTCGTCTTCGTCACGCCCACCCGACGGATGTCGTCGCCGGTCACCCGTCCGAGGGACGATGGGTGCATGAACCTCGAGGTGGTGGAGCAGGTCGCGCGGCTGGACAGCTGGCTGGCCGAGGGCGACGTGGTGATCCTGAGCGGTGCGGGTCTGTCCACCGACTCCGGGATCCCGGACTACCGCGGGCCGTCCGGCTCGGCCCGGCAGGGTACGCCGATGACGTACCAGACCTTCACCTCGGACCCGGTGGCCCGCCGCCGGTACTGGGCGCGCAGCCACCTGGGCTGGCGGACGATCGGCGACGCCCGGCCCAACGACGGGCATCTGGCGGTGGCCCGCTGGCAACGGCTCGGCGCGCTGACCGGCGTGATCACCCAGAACGTGGACGGGCTGCACCAGGCAGCCGGCGCGCGCGACGTGGTGGAGCTGCACGGCAACCTGGCCCGGATCGTCTGCCTGGACTGCGGTGAAAGGTCCGCCCGGGCCGAGCTCGAGCACCGGCTGACCGCGGCGAACCCGGGCTTCTCGGCGGTGGCCGCGTCAATCAACCCGGACGGCGACGTGGAACTGGACGACGCCGAGCTGGCCGGATTCGCCGTGGTGGCCTGCCGGTCCTGCGACGGGGTGCTGAAGCCGGACGTCGTCTATTTCGGCGAGACCGTCCCCGCGGACCGGGTGGCGGAGTCGTTCGCGCTGGTGGAGTCCGCTCGTACGCTGCTGGTTCTGGGGTCTTCCTTGACCGTGATGTCCGGCCGGAGGTTCGTGCTGCGGGCGGTCCGGGAGGGGATCCGGGTGGCGATCGTGAACCGCGGTGTGTCCCGCGGCGAGCCCTATGCCGATCTCATGATCGATGCCCCGTTGGGAGTGGTTTTGCCCAACCTGGCGCAGTCGGCGGAACGTCATGGTTACCGTCTCGAAATCTAAATAGATCTCTTGGCACATTGACGTGACCGCCCTCACTGGGGTTGACTGCCGAAACCGGTACCGAAACCGGTTCCGAAACGCCGACGCAACCGCGTAGTCACACCCCGGAGGAGCTGTGCCGATCACCATCGCCGATGTGGCGGCCCGGGCCAAGGTCAGTAAGACCACCGTGTCCCGGGTGCTGAACGGCAAGGGCGAACTCGACGAGACGACGGCCGCCCGGGTTCGTGCGGTCATCGACGAGCTCGGCTACGTGCCGAGCGCCCGGGCGGTCAATCTGGCCCGCGGGCGCACCCGGGTGATCGGCATGCTGGTCCCCTCGCTCACCTGGCCCTGGATGGGCGAGGTCGTGCAGGGGGCGGTGGATGTGCTGGAGGCCGAGGAGTACGGCCTGTTGCTGTTCACCTGCAACCGCGGGGCCGACTCGATGCGCCAGTTCAGCGCGCAGGTCGCCGCAAAATCCTTCGACGGGCTCCTGGTCATCGAGCCGGAGGGCACCTTCGACTACATCGCCACTCTGCACGCCCGCGGCCTGCCCATGGTGCTGATCGACGACCGCGACCAGGTGGACGGCCAGATCCCGAGCGTGGGCACCACCAACCACACCGGCGCCGCCTCGGCGGCCCGGCACCTGCTGGAGATCGGGCGCCACAAGCCGCTCGTGATCACCGGGCCGTCCCGCTTCGGCTGCACCCAGCAGCGCACGGACGGCTTCACCTCGGTCTACGCCGAAGCGGGACACCCGGTTCCCGGGGAGCGCCTGCTGCTCGGTGACTTCACCTTCGCCGCCGGCGTCGACCAGGTCCGGCAGGCGATCGAGGCCGGGGTCGACTTCGACGCCGTCTTCTGCCACAACGACATCTCCGCGACCGGCGCCATGCAGGCGGTCCTCGACTCGGGACGCCGCATCCCGGAGGACGTCGCGGTCGTCGGCTTCGACGACATCCCGCTGGCGGCGCACACCCAGCCGCCGCTGACCACGGTCCACCAGCCCATGCGGGAGATGGGCGAGGCCGCCGCCCGTACGCTGCTCGCCCACTTCGACGGCACCCCGCTGCCGACCCGGCCGACGATCATCCCGGCCACCTTCACCGTCCGCGCCTCGACCTCTTCCTGACCCCATGTGCTGACCCCGGGTGCGATCCGCACCCCGGGCTCGACACCCGTACCCGGCGAGACCCCGTGGCCGGCCATTGGCCGGTCGCGCGGTACCGCACGCCCTTCGGGCACCCCTCTCACCTGTGAAAACCGCGTTTGACCCCGAGGAGTATTTGCGATGCAGAGAAGGAAACTGTTCGCGGTCGCCCTGGCGGGCGTGCTCGCCACGGGCGGACTCGCCGCGTGCGGTGACTCGCCGAACGACAACAAGAACGCGAACGCCGGCAAGACGGCCGACTTCCTGTCGATCGGCATGCCCAACGGCACGGTGACGGAGAGCAACAACCCGTTCGTCAACACCGCCGCCGGCACGTCGCTCGGCTACCGCTGGATGATCTTCGAGCCCCTCGGCCAGTGGAACAACACCAAGCCGGCCGACCCGCTGACCCCGTGGCTGGCCAGCGAGATCAAGTGGTCCGCCGACTACAAGACCGTCGACCTGGTCATCCGGGACAACGCCACCTGGTCGGACGGTCAGAAGCTGACCGCCGACGACGTGGTGTTCACCCACACCATGCTCAAGGACAACGCGGCGCTCAACAGCTTCGCCATTCCGTACGACCAGATCACGGCCGACGGCAACAAGGTGAAGATGACCTTCAGGACGTCGCAGTTCACCACGCACCACAAGGTCATCGGGCAGACCCCGATCGTGCCGAAGCACATCTGGTCGAAGATCTCGGACCCGGCCACCGACCCGATCAAGGAGCCGGTCGGCAGTGGCCCGTACACCTTGAAGTCGTGGAGCCAGCAGGCGATCACGCTCGCCGTTCGAGAGAGCGGTTACTGGCAGGATCCGCCGAAGGTCAAGGAGCTGCGCTACACCTCCTACGCGGACAACAACGCGCAGGCCACGGCGCTGGCGAACGGCCAGGCGGAGTGGAGCTTCGTCTTCATCCCGAACTACCAGCAGACCTTCGTCGCCAAGGACCCGGAGCACTACAAGGTCTGGGCGCCGGGCGTGCTGGGCATCCACGGCCTGTACATCAACACCACGGTGAAGCCGTTCGACGACCCGGCCCTGCGCCGCGCCATGAACATGGTGATCAACCGCAACGACATCTTCGTGCAGGCCGAGGCCAGCTACTTCCACCCGGAGATCAAGAGCGTCACCGGCCTGCCCGAGGGCGCGGGTGACGCGTACATCGCCGAGGAGTACAAGGGCAAGACCTTCACCGTCGACGTCGAGGGCGCCAAGAAGCTGCTGGCCGATTCCGGCTACAAGCTGGAGGGCACCACGCTGAAGGACAAGTCCGGCAAGCCGGTCACCATCAAGCTCAGCGACCCGGCGCCGTGGTCGGACTACCAGACCTCGCTCGAGATCATCAAGAGCAACCTGGCCGAGATCGGCATCGCCGCGACGGTGGAGAAGCCGAACCAGAACGTCTGGGACGCCAACGTCCAGAAGGGCGACTTCGAGGCCAGCATGCGGTGGACGAACGGTGGCTCGACGCCGTTCGACATCTACCAGACGGTGATGGACGGCGACCTGATGAAGCCGATCGGCACCGCCGCTCAGCAGGGCAACTTCGGCCGGTTCAAGAGCCCGGAGGCGACCGCGGCGCTGAAGGCGTACTCGAACGCCACCGACGACGCGGCCCGTACCGCCGCGCTCGCCACGCTCCAGAAGATCTTCGTGGAGCAGGCGCCGATGCTGCCGGTCGGATCGGACAACGTCGGTGGTGCGTACAGCACCAAGAACTGGGTCGGCTGGCCCTCGGACCAGGACTCGTACGCACCGCTGCAGCCGACCCAGGCCGCCGCGCTGCAGGTGGTCCTGAAGCTGCAGCCCGCCAACTCCTGATCGCCGCGCGGGCGCCCCGGGCCACCGGGGCGCCCGCCTTCCGCCTGTACAAAAGGAACCCGGCATGACGTCGATCCCGGACGCCAAGGCGCCGGCCGACGAGGTGGTGCTCGAGGCGATCGGCCTGACCAAGCACTTCCCCGTCCGCCGGCGACTGCGCGACCTCTTCTCCCACCGGCACGACGCGGTTCACGCCGTCGACGACGTGAACCTCACCCTCCGCCGCGGTCAGGTAGTCGCCCTGGTCGGTGAATCGGGCTCGGGCAAGTCCACGGTGGCTCGCCTGCTCGCCCAGCTCTATCCCCGTACCGGCGGCGACATCCGGCTGCACGGCGAGTCGACGAAGGTCAAATCGGGCTCGGCGTTCCGCAGCTACTGCGCCCGGGTTCAGATGATCTTCCAGGACCCGTTCGCCTCACTGAACCCGGTGCACACCATCCGGTACCACCTGACCCGGGCGCTGAAGATCCACGGCAATGCCGGGAAGTCCGACGCCGACCTCGAGCAGTCGCTGCACGCGTTGCTCGAACGGGTCTCGCTCACCCCGCCGGAGCGCTACCTGGATAAGTTCCCGCACGAGTTGTCCGGCGGTCAGCGGCAGCGTGTGGCGATCGCCCGGGCACTCGGCGCCGAGCCGGAGGCGCTGCTCGCCGACGAGCCGGTGTCCATGCTGGACGTCTCCATCCGGCTCGGCATCCTCAACCTGCTGCGGGACCTCAAGGAACGCCTCAACCTGGCGATCCTCTACATCACCCACGACATCGCGTCGGCTCGGTACTTCGCCGACGAGACGATGGTGATGTACGCCGGCCGGATGGTCGAGGGCGGCGACAGCGAGACGGTCACCCAGTCGCCCGCTCACCCGTACACCCGTCTTCTGATCGACTCGGCGCCGGACCCGGACCGGCTCACCGGCGCGTCCGATGCCGAAGGCGAGGACCGCGGCAACGGCGAGCCGCCCAGCCTGATCCACCCACCCAGCGGATGTCGCTTCCACCCGCGGTGCCCGATGGCGTTCGCGCGTTGCTCGACCGAGGTCCCGGTCCCGTTGGAGATCGGCGACGTGCCCGGTCACTGGGCTGCCTGCTGGCTCTACGACCAGGCGGAGAAGACCGAGGTGGCGAAGTGAAGTACTTCCTGCAGCGCCTCGCCTTCTACCTGTTCACCGCGTGGGCCGCGATCACGCTCAACTTCTTCATTCCCCGGATGGTGCCGGGCGACCCGGTGCAGGCGCTGGTGACCAAGTTCCAGGGTCAGCTCAGCAGCCAGGCGATCGACTCGCTGTACGTCCTGTTCGGCCTGGACCGCGACGCCAGTCTCTGGCAGGAGTACGTCAGCTACTGGAAGCAGCTGTTCTCCGGTGACCTGGGTCTGTCGTTCACCTTCTTCCCGACGCCGGTCTCCGAGGTGATCAGCAACAGCCTTCCGTGGACGCTGCTGCTGGTCGGCATCACCACGATCATCAGCTTCTTCCTCGGCACCGGCCTGGGCATCCTGGCCGGCTGGCGGCGGGGTTCCTGGACCGACGGTCTGCTGCCGGTGACGACGTTCTTCTCCTCGGTGCCGTACTTCTGGCTCGGGATCATCGCGATCTACCTGCTCACCGGGCCGGACAGCTTCTTCCCGTCGTCGGGCGGCTTCGACAGCGGCCTGGTGCCGGCCTGGGACCAGTACTTCATCCCGAGCGCGATCCAGCACAGCCTGCTGCCGGCCCTGACCATCCTGATCTCCTCGGTCAGCGGCTGGATCCTCAGCATGCGGAACATGATGGTGACCGTCTCGTCGGAGGACTACATCACCGTCGCGCACGCCAAGGGCCTCCCCGACCGCCGGGTGGCGATGAGCTACGCGGCGCGCAACGCGTTGCTGCCCAACGTCTCCGGCTTCGCGCTGTCGCTCGGGTTCATCGTCGGCGGCACCCTGCTGGTGGAGATTGTCTTCTCCTACCCGGGCGTCGGGTTCCAGCTCTTCCAGGCCCTGGGCGCTCAGGACTACCCGCTCATGCAGGGCGTCTTCCTGATCATCACGATCTCGGTGCTGGTCGCGAACCTGCTGGCGGACATCGCCTACCTGCTCCTCGACCCGCGCACCCGCAAGGAGGGCTGACCTATGACGATCCCCACCTCGAGCATCGAGCAGGTCATCCCGGAGCAGGGCGCGATGGCGCAGCCGGAGACCGGCAAGCCGGCCAAGGCCAAGCGGCAGCGGTTCCGGTTCGTGTCCAACCGCAAGGCGGCGACCGGCCTGATCATCCTGGCGATCTACCTGCTCGTCGCGATCATCGGCCCGTGGGTCGCCCCGTACGACCCGAGCGCCCGCGGCAACGACCTGGTCCAG is part of the Actinoplanes sp. NBC_00393 genome and harbors:
- a CDS encoding ABC transporter permease, with product MKYFLQRLAFYLFTAWAAITLNFFIPRMVPGDPVQALVTKFQGQLSSQAIDSLYVLFGLDRDASLWQEYVSYWKQLFSGDLGLSFTFFPTPVSEVISNSLPWTLLLVGITTIISFFLGTGLGILAGWRRGSWTDGLLPVTTFFSSVPYFWLGIIAIYLLTGPDSFFPSSGGFDSGLVPAWDQYFIPSAIQHSLLPALTILISSVSGWILSMRNMMVTVSSEDYITVAHAKGLPDRRVAMSYAARNALLPNVSGFALSLGFIVGGTLLVEIVFSYPGVGFQLFQALGAQDYPLMQGVFLIITISVLVANLLADIAYLLLDPRTRKEG
- a CDS encoding ABC transporter substrate-binding protein yields the protein MQRRKLFAVALAGVLATGGLAACGDSPNDNKNANAGKTADFLSIGMPNGTVTESNNPFVNTAAGTSLGYRWMIFEPLGQWNNTKPADPLTPWLASEIKWSADYKTVDLVIRDNATWSDGQKLTADDVVFTHTMLKDNAALNSFAIPYDQITADGNKVKMTFRTSQFTTHHKVIGQTPIVPKHIWSKISDPATDPIKEPVGSGPYTLKSWSQQAITLAVRESGYWQDPPKVKELRYTSYADNNAQATALANGQAEWSFVFIPNYQQTFVAKDPEHYKVWAPGVLGIHGLYINTTVKPFDDPALRRAMNMVINRNDIFVQAEASYFHPEIKSVTGLPEGAGDAYIAEEYKGKTFTVDVEGAKKLLADSGYKLEGTTLKDKSGKPVTIKLSDPAPWSDYQTSLEIIKSNLAEIGIAATVEKPNQNVWDANVQKGDFEASMRWTNGGSTPFDIYQTVMDGDLMKPIGTAAQQGNFGRFKSPEATAALKAYSNATDDAARTAALATLQKIFVEQAPMLPVGSDNVGGAYSTKNWVGWPSDQDSYAPLQPTQAAALQVVLKLQPANS
- a CDS encoding ABC transporter ATP-binding protein; its protein translation is MTSIPDAKAPADEVVLEAIGLTKHFPVRRRLRDLFSHRHDAVHAVDDVNLTLRRGQVVALVGESGSGKSTVARLLAQLYPRTGGDIRLHGESTKVKSGSAFRSYCARVQMIFQDPFASLNPVHTIRYHLTRALKIHGNAGKSDADLEQSLHALLERVSLTPPERYLDKFPHELSGGQRQRVAIARALGAEPEALLADEPVSMLDVSIRLGILNLLRDLKERLNLAILYITHDIASARYFADETMVMYAGRMVEGGDSETVTQSPAHPYTRLLIDSAPDPDRLTGASDAEGEDRGNGEPPSLIHPPSGCRFHPRCPMAFARCSTEVPVPLEIGDVPGHWAACWLYDQAEKTEVAK